The following coding sequences lie in one Dryobates pubescens isolate bDryPub1 chromosome 10, bDryPub1.pri, whole genome shotgun sequence genomic window:
- the LOC104308977 gene encoding olfactory receptor 52E8, translating to MQELNESSFDPITFVLTGIPGLEESHIWISVPFCLLYLVALLANTVLLLAISTQSSLQQPMHLLLAMLALADLLLSTSTVPKMLALFWFSSREISFDACITQMFFTHFSFILESSTLLAMAFDRYVAVCEPLRYAAILSPSLVLKVALSSVLRAFLIMFPPVFLLKRLPYCGHKLMPHTYCEHMGIARLACADIRANVWYGLATALLSSGLDVVLISVSYALILRAALGLPSPRARLKALGTCGSHLCAILAFYLPAFFSFLAHRFGRRVPAGLHVLLADLYVVLPPVLNPIVYGVRSRQIRQGVLRLLRPRRGPAAGVHYSEILVDPSRFQESPSQVLVDSSRS from the coding sequence ATGCAGGAGCTCAACGAGAGCAGCTTCGACCCCATCACCTTCGTCCTGACCGGCATCCCGGGCCTGGAGGAGTCCCACATCTGGATCTCTGTCCCCTTCTGCCTGCTCTACCtggtggccctgctggccaacaccgtcctgctgctggccatcagcacccagagcagcctgcagcagcccatgCACCTCCTCTTGGCCATGCTGGCCCTGGccgacctgctgctctccacctcCACCGTGCCCAAGATGCTGGCCCTCTTCTGGttcagctccagggagatctccTTCGACGCCTGCATCACCCAGATGTTCTTCACCCACTTCAGCTTCATCCTGGAGTCCTCCACCCTGCTGGCCATGGCCTTCGACCGCTACGTGGCCGTCTGCGAGCCCCTCCGCTACGCCGCCATCCTCAGCCCCTCCCTGGTGCTCAAGGTGGCCCTCAGCTCCGTCCTCAGGGCCTTCCTCATCATGTTCCCCCCGGTCTTCCTCCTCAAGCGGCTGCCCTACTGCGGGCACAAGCTGATGCCCCACACCTACTGCGAGCACATGGGCATCGCGCGCCTGGCCTGCGCCGACATCCGGGCCAACGTCTGGTACGGGCTGGCCACGGCCCTGCTCTCCTCCGGCCTGGACGTGGTCCTCATCTCCGTCTCCTACGCCCTGATCCTCAGGgcggccctggggctgccctcccCCCGGGCGCGGCTCAAGGCGCTGGGCACCTGCGGCTCGCACCTCTGCGCCATCCTGGCCTTCTACCTCCCcgccttcttctccttcctggCCCACCGCTTCGGGCGCCGCGTCCCGGCCGGCCTCCACGTCCTGCTGGCCGACCTCTACGTGGTGCTGCCCCCCGTGCTCAACCCCATCGTCTACGGCgtgaggagcaggcagatcCGCCAGGGCGTCCTCCGCCTCCTCCGGCCCCGGCGGGGGCCcgcggctggg